From Paenibacillus graminis:
CTGCTTGTTGGCTTCGAATTCTTCTTCCAGGACTTCTTTGGCAGAAAGAATAACCTTGCTGTTCTCGCGGTCCAATTCTTTCACTTTTACGCGAAGTGTGCGGCCTTTATAGTCGCTGAAATCTTCTACGAAGTGACGTTCAACCATGGAAGCCGGAATAAATCCGCGCGCGCCAACATCAGCCACGAGGCCGCCTTTGACAACATCAGCCACAGTGACTTCGAACGCTTCCTGGGACGCAAAATATTTTTCGAGATCTTCCCATGATTTTTCGCTGTCGATTGCACGTTTGGAAAGCACGAGGCTTTCTTTGTTGTCATTGATGCTGACAACCTTGCATTCCACTTCTTGTCCAACTTCAACCGCTGCAGCAGCGTTGTCCAGTTGTACGGAAGACAATTCGCGAATCGGAATCACGCCGTCGTATTTATATCCAATGCTTACATAAGCTTGGTTATCTTCGATTTTGACGATTGTTCCTTTCACGGTATCGCCTTTTTTCAGAGAAATGATTTCCAAACCTTCTTGGCTAGTCACTTCTTCTTCGTTGCCAGCAACTGCTTCTGTAGCACCGTTAGTCTCTTCAGCTGCGGTTTCCACAGTTTCGGTTGCTTCTACGGCTTCGTTGTTGTCAACGTTTGCCGCAGTTTCCTGATTTCTAGTTTCTTCAGACATGTGATTACCCTCCTCGATTCAAAACCCCATTTATTTAAACCCGCGTAGAGCAGAGTTCAAAACAAGCAATGCATGATGCACTTACACTTTCACGTTAGTATGTTCCAAAAAATAGCGGTTATGCCGTTATTTAATCAGCAGAACATCCGCTTGCCTGCCACTGCTTAGTTCACAGTAGGCTTTCCGGTCTTTGCCATCTCACGAATGCGTCCCATAATGACATCGGTGACTTCTTCCAGAGATTCGCTGCCTGCGCCTGCAAATGAACTGAGATCTATGGGAGCCCCATAAATGACGGTCATCCGGCGAAAAGGCTTATAAGACCCGACAATTGCGGCAGGAACAACTGCTGCGCCGCTGCGAAGCGCAAAACTTGCTGCGCCCTTCTTCGCCGCACCGGAGTCTGACTTTCGTGTCCCTTCCGGAAAGATGCCCATAACATGTCCGCTGCGAAGCGTATTAAGGGCCGTTTTGATGGATTCTTTGCTAACGCCGCCACGCTTGACCGGAAAAGCACCCAGCTTGTCAATAAGCCAGCCCAATACCGGAACCTTGAACAGCTCCGCCTTGGCCATGTACTTCACCTGGCGTCTCAGCTTAATTCCGATGGTCATCGGATCAAGCAGACTGATGTGGTTGGCGCACAGCAGCACTCCGCCTTCCTCCGGCACATTCTCTTTCCCTATAATCTTAAGCGGAAACAAAATGGCGTAAATGAAGCGAAGCAATCCACGGCATATCACATAAATCATAAAGGATTTCTCTCCCCGTCTACATAAGATCTGCAGCGGGAAACGATCGCTTCTACGGCTTGATGGATATCCATATGCGTCGTATCCAGAAGAATGGCATCCTCTGCGCGGCGCAGCGGTGAAATCTCCCGTCCTTCATCCAGACGGTCCCGCATGGCGATATCATGTTCAAGCTGCTGGAGCGTCACTGTTTCCGCATCTTTCAGTTCCTTGTAACGGCGAAGAGCCCGTTCTTCCACACTCGCCGTCATGAAAATCTTCACTTCGGCATCCGGCAGTACGGTTGTCCCGATATCGCGGCCGTCCATCACCACTCCCTTGCGAAGCGCCATCTGGCGCTGCAAATGGCTCAGCCTGGATCTTACACCCTCAATCTTCGAATACTGCGACACCAGGCCGCTGACCTGAAGACTGCGGATATGCGGAGTCACGTCTTCCCCATTAATCAGCACTTTCTGCACATCCTGCTCCGGGATCAGCTCGATCACCATGTCGCGGACCTTCAGATCCACCTGCTGATCATCTTCAGCCGGAATGCCTTCACGGATCATATACCAGGTAATCGCCC
This genomic window contains:
- the rpsA gene encoding 30S ribosomal protein S1, which translates into the protein MSEETRNQETAANVDNNEAVEATETVETAAEETNGATEAVAGNEEEVTSQEGLEIISLKKGDTVKGTIVKIEDNQAYVSIGYKYDGVIPIRELSSVQLDNAAAAVEVGQEVECKVVSINDNKESLVLSKRAIDSEKSWEDLEKYFASQEAFEVTVADVVKGGLVADVGARGFIPASMVERHFVEDFSDYKGRTLRVKVKELDRENSKVILSAKEVLEEEFEANKQKIMSELSEGQIIEGTVQRLTQFGAFVDVGGVDGLVHVSEIAWNHVEKPSDVVSEGEKVKVKVLKVDPEKGKISLSIKAAAPGPWDSAAGKINIGDVVTGEVKRLVNFGAFVELLPGVEGLVHISQISHKHIGTPHEVLKEGQEVQVKVLDFNPSEKRVSLSIKETEEAPAQAARPERSNNRDRAPKEVLNNPNVSLSNEGLSFTLAERFGDKLDKFKGNN
- the cmk gene encoding (d)CMP kinase; translation: MDRQGAHTYDRINVAIDGPAGAGKSTVARLVARKLSYIYVDTGAMYRAITWYMIREGIPAEDDQQVDLKVRDMVIELIPEQDVQKVLINGEDVTPHIRSLQVSGLVSQYSKIEGVRSRLSHLQRQMALRKGVVMDGRDIGTTVLPDAEVKIFMTASVEERALRRYKELKDAETVTLQQLEHDIAMRDRLDEGREISPLRRAEDAILLDTTHMDIHQAVEAIVSRCRSYVDGERNPL
- a CDS encoding lysophospholipid acyltransferase family protein, encoding MIYVICRGLLRFIYAILFPLKIIGKENVPEEGGVLLCANHISLLDPMTIGIKLRRQVKYMAKAELFKVPVLGWLIDKLGAFPVKRGGVSKESIKTALNTLRSGHVMGIFPEGTRKSDSGAAKKGAASFALRSGAAVVPAAIVGSYKPFRRMTVIYGAPIDLSSFAGAGSESLEEVTDVIMGRIREMAKTGKPTVN